The Plasmodium relictum strain SGS1 genome assembly, chromosome: 8 DNA window aaactgtAGTGAAAGTTATAAGAATTACTATTATTCGCTAGGATAtatttacaataaaaaatgtgcagaaattcataattttacaaaatccttatattatgtaaaattaataaatcaaaaaatatttaatgaaaaaaaatttttaaactatatacaattatttttattgaacaatatatttaatttcaaaatgcaaagatttttttttttttataaatttaaaatattattagtaaactataaaatatacatgaaataatatatccaaataaataattatgttaTAACATTTAATTACTTTTCAACACTCTTAAATATTATCTCTTATaattctaaattatttataattgcTGTTTATCTTGTTTTACTATTATTctcttttatctttttatttatctagCAAAAGTATGCTCCATTAAGTATGCGTTTTCTTTGTCCCCATAGTACATTGGCTCTATTCCTTTaactttataatttaataaattataatataaatttaatgcTGCATTATTACTTACTCTAACATGTAAACATATATTATCGGCCAaataaatatcttttaaatGTTGATGTGTTTGGGATATTAAATAATAGGCTAGTTTTAGTTTTCTATAATTTCTTAAGACAGCAACAGAAGTTAAATGcccttttttttcattatcttcTTCTAGCTTTCCTAATGAATATCCACAAACCTTTCCTTTACTATCTTCAGCTATGTGACTTAAATAAGGCCATGATAAAgcatgataaaaataatatcttaaattataattttctggTAAATTTACACTATTGCATTCTTGCATTGATAACAAATCATAAACATTACATTTTCTTATtgataacatttttttttttaatctatataaaaatatacctTCTAAAAACTAAACactcttttttatttctatctTTTTCTCCTACTTCTATTTCACTTTCTCcctctatatatatatattgaaaataGAAACTTTgtcttaaatttaataatgcttattttaaaatatatacatatatatatataatttcatacccagttttatttttttttttttaaatgaagaaacaAAATATTCTTAGGTATGAAacattatat harbors:
- a CDS encoding N-acetyltransferase, putative — its product is MLSIRKCNVYDLLSMQECNSVNLPENYNLRYYFYHALSWPYLSHIAEDSKGKVCGYSLGKLEEDNEKKGHLTSVAVLRNYRKLKLAYYLISQTHQHLKDIYLADNICLHVRVSNNAALNLYYNLLNYKVKGIEPMYYGDKENAYLMEHTFAR